tcattaatggatgcttcgaatgtgacctatttcttctcatctcttgtggCGGTCACATTTCCTTCAAAatttcgccttctggggaatctacaatctcgagcaaaatgacccttcttgccacaattgaagcattcaccattctttctcttatcattttccccgtattgttggcgatgatctcttcttccatgttgagctccccctgaagcgttgccttttgattttgggtgtcccttccacccatatgtcttactttctttcatcgcctcttgtcttcgagatgttgctttcttcttattggtgaagagtgcatcttctccgtcttttatggttacttcattcatctgcttggctaattcctcttgattagccaacagattctccagctctattaatgatggttgagtaggccatcctctcacagcggctataaatccattatactcgaatcttaagccgtggatgataattctcttcatccttgcatcactcactttctcttcaggagcaagttgagatatctcacgacaaatagatttcaccttggtgaaatactgagaaataaatagacttccttgtgagatacctgcgagctcattttccaagagctggaggcgtgcttccttcttctttgaaaataatttttcaaaagtttcccaagctgcctttggtgttttctcatcactgatgtgctccaatagatcctcctcgattgtagtcttcggtataaataaagccttcccagccttgatgttccattttctcaaggcttcggcattttctttcggtggaggcgttgtatcactgccagcaactatttcccataaatcctgtccttgtaagtaggattctatacaagttcgccaataaccatagttgtggttattgagactcttgattccaatgttcgtacttgcaagatctgccatcatgacgtccaacgtccaataagcttagtccctgaccgatgagctttcacagttcctaactgtgctccgacaaaaTCTCCCTTAGAGCTTCGGTGTTAACAAGTCAATgcaaacgtccaacgtttaccgatttcctccactagaaatggtccagaacgacccgctctgataccaaatgttggaagcttcgacgagcccaacacacccactatagaggacctagattatactacactcactacaccaatactttgacgttggttagcctttaattttatgaatccttagtgcacaataatacttaggcgacagtgtcgaccatataacatttaggcggtataaccgaccatgtatcacttaggcggcagagccgaccatataagaagaacaacacaagtgcactaagaacttaaacacaaattaaggcttaaccgggaaacttaacaaagaacacttttattaatacaaaatacaattacaatattacttacttacaagcttttctcctctactcacactcttcttacttcttacttcttctctacttctcaactcactcttttcacaacttaCAAATGAACtcctcacccctatttatactactccatgaaaacttctacacactagatatttccatggataaatatctagatatttctttcacttataaatatctaaattatctagaattttcttttatattataatatctagatattttcttatacatattaatatctagatattttacgtATATACATCTATTAAtttcatattattttataatatcaaatttgcattgcattttaacagATTACCAAGTGGTATTGCTTATATATCAGTGTTTATCTGCTTAGCAAATAGGTAGGGCTTATTTAAACTGTTAAAATAAGCGATTTTATAATAAACTTTTACACAAGCAATTCTAGCACCCTCTTCTATATCAAAGAATAATTTATTTCTGACATTTTTCAATTTACCCAAACTTTCTCAATTCATGTATATCACACCTCAAAATATCATGTCATTAATGATCAAAACTTGAACTAACCAAGTTGTATACAAACAAGATGTACGTACGCAGATTGCAAAACATCAAATTCAAATATCAAATTACTAGATGACATTATGACAGTACCAAAAGATTGCAGCAGCAAGCACATCAAATTGGATCCAGAATAGCTCACCAAAGTATTTTCACTTTACCAATCTGCCGCATATAAATGATTAAAGTACATTTTAATAAATTGGACCTTTCAGAGAGACCATCATGTAAGTCATCAAACAGATATCAGATAACAGTTCATTTTTTACCATAAAAAAAGCCAACCAATATTCAGTTTGCTCTACTTATATTTGCCTTTTGTCTCGATTCCAAGAAGAGTCTTAGAAAAGATGAGTGAAGGTTCAGCAATCGCACTAGTTCCATAGTCCCCGCAGGCCAGTCTCTTTGACACCGGGGGTATAAGAGTAATTCCAAATTTGGGGTTGTAAGGGATTTGGAGGGCAAGTTAGGTaccaactaaaaaaaaaaaaaaaaaagtttaagtgTTATAATCACTGTTGTAAAAAACCCGTTTAATCACCGATTAATCCTCGATTACTCATTTTTAAGAGCAGACCGTTCCGTTTTTCCAAAATCCATTTAATTAGTCGGTTAACGTAGATTGATGGTTcaaaatcgaatttgataatcaaagtcggtcaaagtcaaaattgaccaacattttaacatgaatttaaactaatactttaaagtttttgaataaaatgaaaaattttaaaCGATTacattaaagtttatgtttatgttcATAGTTTTCTTcgatatttacacataaatttttaaaatttatcatttaatTGTATACACTACAATcctattaatccccgattaatctccgaattgccgattaatcctttcaaagtcctgaccgattaatccccgaataacgaattttgcaaccttggttatAATGATAATGTAAACAACCACCCGTACCAACGGCATAATTTTTTCACAAAAGAATTTAAAGAGTTGCAAGTGCGAATACAGTATAAAATTCCTAAATCCTAAAGTAAAAAAGGTTTAATAAGTAAATTACTTATATTTGAATTAGTCAGCCGTAAAAGGTACAATGACCAGTGCATTTTTGGAAGAAATAAACACTTCACACGGTTTCTTCAGTCAACCTTCAACATTTTCTCATCTTTTAAATCCTTAAAACCACCTCATTCTTCTTCTTCTCAAACACACCACATCATCCTATAAGCACTGACTTTTAAATATTCGATTGTACACTTTGCATCGTAAATTGTACACAACATAAACTCCATATGGACACTAGTGTTTGTATTATCAATGAGTTAACACAAGGTATGGAACTAGCCAGACAACTAAAGTCCATTTTGAGCTCAGAATCTTCCCTTGAAACAAAACATGCTTTGTTACAAGAAATCATATCATCATATGACAGAGCATTGTTAATGGTCAACTGGGTTGACTCAAGTGCTCAAATACCAACATTAGCCCAGCCAATACCCAGCCAGCCCGAATCATCAGTTTCCATGGACGAGAGCCCACGAAGCGGGGAGTTCAATAAGCATTTTGAAATTCAGCAGGATCAGAAAGTCGTATCCAAGAAGAGGTTTATATCGTTTCTGGATTAAAAAGATAACAATATGCATCAACTATGTAACAAAGCTctaatactttttatttttattttttgatgtCATAGGAAGACAATGCCAACATGGAAAAACCAAATACGAATCTCGACTGATAATGGGTTGGAAGGAAACACGGATGACGGTTATAGTTGGAGAAAGTACGGACAAAAAGACATTTTGGGTGCTAAATACCCAAGGTAACATCGGTTTAAGTACTTATTTCTACtgtaataaacatattttttttttaaaggcaaatacATACACCCTACACGAGTTTTTTCATGAATATATACATAATGTTCATATcgaggaaatatatatatatatatatatatatatatatatatatatatatatatatatatatatatatatatatatgggcaggatcaatggggaagtaaccaatcggggaagcggggggaagcaaattttttttttttcgttttttttgaattttttttttccggcatcaagatcacacaaaaatatgaacatttagaagagacacttcgtgatgaatgttattatttatgcgggaaaacgatcgacaaaaataacattcaagataatattgtccgTGAAGaacatgaacgttttttttttccatgttttgtgaagtaaaatttagcccgatttagagtttagggtttagggtttagggtttggtattttgggtttattccataaacccaaaacaccaaaccctaaactctaaaccctaaactctaaaccgttcgtgttaaaaactcaatctaaatcctaaatctaaaccctaaatctaaaccctaaaccctaaatttctaaaccgtaatatctaaaccctaatatctaaacaccaatagctaaaacctcaaaatacgctcgaaaaacacgataattgttatatattacttctccggacgttttcccgccaaaataaatatatttatcacaaagtgtctctactaaatgttcatattttcatctcatctataatgtttgtgaacaaagttttttcaaaaaacgaaaaaaaaaaaatttgcttccctctgctttccccgaatggttacttccctcttgattctaccaatatatatatatcaagaaagATAGTGTGGAACCCGTTATTGTTGACAATCAGGTTGAATATCGGTTAATAGTTCGAGAAACCAAAGTATGTGTGAGGTCATTTCTGTGGGGTCCCTACAGTCATTACGACTaatatttgaaacatttacttgTGTCAATCATGGGATTCGAATATTGATATATTAATGGGCTGTTTTTGTTTACTTTTGCAGAAGCTATTACAGATGCACATATCGTTATGTCCACAACTGCATGTCGAGAAAACAAGTACAGAGAACGGATGAGGACCCCACAGTGTTTGAGATCACATACAGAGGTAAACACACCTGCAATCCAGCTGCAATTGCACCACCACGATCACCGGAAAAACATGAAatccaccaccacaaccaccaactACTTCCCCCTCCAAAATCTGAAAAAGTGCTATCAAACCTCAGAACAAATCTCAGAGTCAGTACCTCAGATTTGGATACGACGGTACCAAATTCATTTTCGTTTCCGTTAGCATCATTTGGACAACAATTTCAAAATTCCAATGAAACCGATAACAATTTTTTGCAAGGATATTCGCCTTCGGGGTCAAACTACTTCACAGAATGGGGAAACGATTTTGTGCATCAAGATGAATCGAACTGGTCGGAAATGATCCCGACCACTAATTCAGCTACAAATTCTCCGTTAGCTTTCAGAACAGATCATCATGATCTTAACCCAAATTTCCCGTTCAACAAATCGGGGTTTTTTATCTGACCTTATTATCATTATAGTCATAGATCATAGATAACACCAACGACCAAGGAAAAAAGTAGTAGTATTTTTTGTAAAACCAGGGTAGGTAGTTGCAGATGATGATGCTTACTAGcgtcaataaattgtgtttggacCAATAAAAGCATCCAAAACCATGTACAATTAAAAGTGTAAGATTAAGAAACGAAGAATAATCTAAACATCATATTAAAATATCAAATTTTATTGTTCATAGCCATTACACAACATCATCTCATAAGCAGCAGATTTGATTCATCATTTGGTAAAACCACGTGTTAAAGAGTTAACTCCACAACAAACTGCAAGAAGTTGAACTGAGAACTCAAGTCAACAAGCATCaactatattaaaacatattaggGCTCCATAAACATCGATAACCAAGGTCATTGTAGAATGTGAATAATAAGAAGTTCTGGAAAATAAGCACCTAATATAAAGAATATGGGCCGCTTtgatatgtataatataattaagTCTTAGATTTTAAAATGCAGTagcaataaataaatataagaatGTAGGCATTACAAAATATGGACACCTGTAGTTACCAGCTCTTCAGTTCCATAGAATCTGAGATCTCATATACTTTTAAAAGGCCATTTGAATAAGCAATTGTTTGCAAGTGAAACACAAACTTTAAAAGAAGATATGTAACTTAAAAAGAAGAACAATAAACAAAATGATTACATGGTAAACCGATGCACCTTAAAAAAAGATATGAATAGTTTGTATTATACGTAGTATAACTtatagaataaaaaaaaaaaaaaaaaaaacccaaaatgaAAAACTTGTTTATCTTCACATGCTTGCACCCTTAACACATTCTGATAAGAATTTCATATTCAGTAAACTATCATAGTATAAAATGCAACTCCATTATAGCAAACATATGTATAAAGCACAAAATCTGAGTGTAAGATTTTTAAATTTTAGCTAACTTTGACCAaccttgactttgaccgactttgacctaaCTATTTAGTGTTGACCGACTTATTAGATGTTTTTGGGCAAAACCGGACGAGCTAGTCACCAAACCGACTAGTCGGCCGAGATGGCCGCCATTTACAACACTAAACAAACATAAACTAGCAAAGTAAATCAAATCTAAAATCCAACATgaaattttttaaacaaaaatCACTCTATCAACATAATACTCACCAATTTCAAATCCGAACGACAGTTCCCAAATTGACTATCTAGAACTTGATCCATAGGTCCCCCAAAGTTTGTGCATTGCTTCCACTTAACAGGCTCACTGTGTGCATATAACAAAACAGCAGTGGCGGAAATAGGTAAGGACGGGGGGCACCCGcctccagtggatttgcaattttcagtgtaaaaattttgggtttttcgagtTTGTCCCCGGTGGAATGTTTTTTTTTTGCCCCAtagcctccatattttgccccaaaaccttcaaattttgtcccaaaacctctaaattttgcctaaaaaccttcaCATTTTGTCAAAAAACCTCCACATTTTGCCCAAAAAACTTTAATATTTtgctcaaaaacattcaaattttattcAAAAAAGTtgataagttttaaaaaaaaaaagttcgcCCCGGGTGAAAAAAATTTCTTTTTCGCCACTGCAAAAGAGTgtgtaaatataatttatataattataataaaataataaatatatataagaataaattggAGACCTTGTGCTACCTCTTCCTAAATAAACAAACTACAGAAATTATACATGCAATTGGATCGCCATACTCTGGTGGCACCCAAACAACTTTTATAACACTTCTATCATTAACCTAAATTTTCAATTAATTACTACTAATTAgcttaatcaaaagattatcaacAATAACAAATTACTATTAAAAAAATTTAACTCAAAATACGAAACATTAACATATAATATTGAAATTGGAAAGTTAATGAGACGATATATTAACAAGATGATATAATTGAAAAAAACCCTTGAAATTAAAAGTTGAAGTAAAGAATGATGAAGCTGGGTCACTGGTACCGAAGATGGCTATTGTTCCATCAACTGAACAAGTACCTAATCTTTGACCACAGTAGATCCATATAATCTGATTTCTAGTGTTTCGTTAATTTTCCCCTAATTTTTTTGGAGTTTTACGCTGCATTGTCGGGTTATTTTTTTGGTTGGAAAAGGAAACAAGTATGAGGAGCGAACTAGCAAGCGcagaatccttttttttttttcgtcgtcataaacttttataaaaatagaaaacgaATTTTAAATTTCAAATATAAAAGAGGATTCTAATGAGACTCGTACTTAGAAAACGGCTAAACTAAACAAACTATCTATACCAAGCCCCACCTAACCTAAACTGAAATACAACCAATCTAAATATAATAAATACAATGGAATACGAATGATACACAAGAAATACAACGTAACATAATACCGACTGATATCGCTCTAATTATACACATTTTATGTCACGATATCGGTTCCTTATTGTTATTTATTCACGAAAACTTGAAGACTTTTGCGGGTATTTTAGAGAAAATGATGATTTTAGCTCGAGAAGTCTTTGGTATATTGTTTCTGTTGATTTCAGCAAAGTGTTAGCTTTAAATAGACTCAAAATAAGATAAAACAGGAAAAAAATGAAGATTTGCTGAAGGAGTTTGGATCGCGGTCGCGATTAGGGCTATTCCGATCGCGATAGATGGACAGAAGATGGAGTTTTTCGAAAACAGCCAATCCCGGTCGCGATTGAACGATTACGGTCGTGATGTTTCTTTTGTATCGCGGTCGCGATGTGCTGATTCCGGCCACGATGCGGGTCGGTGCTGGCCACTTTTCCTCCTACTATATAAACACGGGTTTTTAACCCTAAGGGGATATACAGCTTTGCACCTACGAATTTTTGAGGGTTTTGACGACTATCATATATTCTTTGAAGATTAgttctgttgagtccccaaaataattaaggatttaattatgaaaaaACAGAATTtattttgcactaaaatgttatgtgcagccaacacaagtttgtttatgtatagacagcaaatattgttaTGTCGAGtgttttagtatgctgcctagtctaccagcacaatgtAGAGAGTATTTTTCGAACAGTACAGGatgagtacccagcaattcaagtatatcaagtgactcagcatgagaagaaccagtaaacctggtaagaagcatacaacacaagacagccatgcttcattacaagcatggtggttttctgagtggtctacatcaagtgtactattcaacagaagtcaaagacaaagttgaacagaaaaggacacgcgtcggcggctgacaagtgaccttacaagaccacgtgggaatgcagaagtttaacgcatgcgcagacatgtgttatactttgtcaatgcctaaggaacacaacattctatttgtttaaacaaatagtggtgccaaaccgaattgaggtgttcctgcaaatagctaccatagaggaaagaggagagcacgctctctgatgcaattgtccccacaagtacaggcatcctatgtaccagtggacaatagaacaattacacggataatatGACTAGTATAAATTgacgtatccactattgtaacaactagtggtgtgtgttttattatttagagtccaaaacgtgtaatagctttaagttatcctcatagctataacctaggtaaatctgtatcaaccaactatcattccgccaaggatacttgtaattctttgtgatataatcaataaagaataaaccgttgaaaacttacctgtgactctatttaatttatatgcttgaatactaattgaaagaaattgtattcacccccctctacaatactcatgttgtttatcaagggaccaacaactggtatcagagcttcagtcttgataatttaatatcttggatctgaattctcacatggctgcatattcaaatacagcttaccttgaaaatggctcatccaatagaccacccaaattcgatgaagatgagtatgaaacttggaaggcaagattcatgcttcaccttgagtctattgacccactcatgcctggcattGCCACAGATGGTCTATTTATCCCTACTGAGACTATTGATAGTGTTCCAGCTACAGCTAACACTCCTGCCATTCATGGCAGAGAAGTCGTTCTCACccattctagatgggatgctgaggataaacgccgtgttggacttgaccctaagatcagaaccttgttagctataactttacctaacccattgttcaaactgattaagggaaagctgaatgctaagcttatgttggactatctagatgtcacctatgagggtatgagtGAGAtaaggcagaacaggatgatttctttgaaaagagagtatgaaatgttctttgcctacaagagtgaaacccttaagcaaacctccattaggtttaactccttgattgctgacctgattACTTtacaaatcacatatactgattttgaacaagtaaacaaattcattgactcactgcctactaaatggaaacctgttactgaccctttgagaaccactcagaccttaaagaacttcaacatgtcttctctctacagtacactgtggaaccatgagaaggcagaagcaaaGTTTGAACTTAACCTGAAAGAAAATTTTAAGTCTGTCcctaccacttcaaaatcttctaagtcaGATgacactgctcttattgctgctgctaaaaagaaagctcagaaagctttactggttcaaaagttgatggcagaagaagagtcagctgaggatgaggtggatagtggtactgggtctgaagaaagcagtgatgatgaagatgatgtagaagggtttgctgaaggtatggctttgctgggtaggcagttcaaaaggttcaatcataatagaaccagcaagtcattcaaagggagtaagaaaccgagtgctaggtatagcagaaAATCAGTCaatggtcctaaatctgagtgttacaactgTGGGAAGGTTGTACATTTTGCAGCTGAATGCATGTATAGAAAACCTTCtatctcacatgctaactctttctcaaaagctgacaagtacaagaacaagtacaaagctatgaaagctcagaagaAGGAAAGTGCTAAGGCTGATAAGAatggaaagaagccagaaaaggttttagttgctgagcatcatgattgggatgaaaccagctcttcctcatcgtctgacagtgatactgatgatgatggtgctggttatgtgtGACgctccgtacaaaatcatcgtgtaaggttcatcaacaacaggatctttacaaggtcaaacactatatgctgtttgaaaaccagttttgcattcataaaaagatagcgttttacaaagataacgtgcttcctatgaatagaagcatgagcataagtatgtgacccaaaggtcgttac
This genomic window from Rutidosis leptorrhynchoides isolate AG116_Rl617_1_P2 chromosome 2, CSIRO_AGI_Rlap_v1, whole genome shotgun sequence contains:
- the LOC139891603 gene encoding probable WRKY transcription factor 53; the encoded protein is MDTSVCIINELTQGMELARQLKSILSSESSLETKHALLQEIISSYDRALLMVNWVDSSAQIPTLAQPIPSQPESSVSMDESPRSGEFNKHFEIQQDQKVVSKKRKTMPTWKNQIRISTDNGLEGNTDDGYSWRKYGQKDILGAKYPRSYYRCTYRYVHNCMSRKQVQRTDEDPTVFEITYRGKHTCNPAAIAPPRSPEKHEIHHHNHQLLPPPKSEKVLSNLRTNLRVSTSDLDTTVPNSFSFPLASFGQQFQNSNETDNNFLQGYSPSGSNYFTEWGNDFVHQDESNWSEMIPTTNSATNSPLAFRTDHHDLNPNFPFNKSGFFI